Proteins encoded together in one Cicer arietinum cultivar CDC Frontier isolate Library 1 chromosome 4, Cicar.CDCFrontier_v2.0, whole genome shotgun sequence window:
- the LOC140919985 gene encoding uncharacterized protein: protein MARRTNRSGPQGRNDMTEAIQAMNAMAAAMAQQAAIQAQRDGQRDQRDEAASAAKSLNEFRRQDPPKFKGEHDPDKADLWLQEIEKIFEILHCSDNAKVEYATYLMIGEAEYWWRGAKKMMETNHEELTWEAFKNKFLEKYFPKSARAEKEAQFLKLYQGNLTIAEYAAKFESLAKHFRYFLNQIDEEYMCERFESGLRYEIKELVGPLEIRQYQVLVEKCKKVEQMKQSRLNRGVVGGPIRPQGHNDQHNRGKQHQQYKPYARPLGNARDQPRPQNGEGQGPKVPCQNQAYHVKCFRCNREGHKISECPIRPRVCYICQKPDHFANECPERKDDRAVNRNNINENVVRPTAKGRVYHINGEETPSSSELIQGECLIAGKSLNVIYDSGATHSFISLDWVDSLQLTVTSLPFDLVVTLPSTESMKCNTACLQCPLIVFDMRFNVDLICIPLKHVGVILGMDWLSSHYVLLDCARKSVIFPDPGVSRFLDTNKLNFSLKEGVRKCVSLNSVSTKLEVEVDGILVVEDFPEVFPPDVPGLPPVRDIEFSIDVTPGTGPISIAPYRMSPSELSELKNQLEDLLSKQFIRPSVSPWGAPVLLVKKKDGKSRLCIPCHVEVEVDGILVVEDFPEVFPPDVPGLPPVRDIEFSIDVTPGTGPISIAPYSMSPPELSELKNQLEDLLSKQYPLPRIDDLMDQLKGAMIFSKIDLKSGYHQIRVKEEDIPKTAFRTRYGHFEYLNKQVVAYASRQLKVHEKHYPTHDMELATIVFALKIWRHYLYGCNFDVYSDHKSLKYLFDQKELNIRQRRWMEFIKDYEFTLHYHPGKANVVADALSRKRAQLSSITLKGLELLENFRDLNLNMDSLSGKVQCGMTVVDNKLMNEIKVLQVTDEAIQGRRKLVETSKAPEFEMDPDNILWCNKRICVPDNAELRKTILDEAHKSKLSIHPGMKKQAAEYVASCLTCQKAKVEHQKPVGLLQSLDVPVWKWDSISMDFVVALPKTQKKFDSIWVIIDRLTKSAHFIPVRTTYNVSKLAEIYVAEIVRLHGIPSSIVSDRDPKFTSRLWGALHEALGTKLRLSSA, encoded by the exons ATGGCTCGTCGCACAAACCGATCGGGTCCCCAAGGAAGAAACGACATGACTGAAGCAATCCAAGCCATGAATGCTATGGCCGCAGCAATGGCCCAACAAGCTGCGATCCAGGCTCAACGAGATGGACAGAGGGATCAGAGGGATGAAGCAGCCAGTGCAGCAAAATCATTGAATGAATTTCGTCGACAAGATCCGCCTAAATTCAAAGGGGAACATGACCCCGACAAGGCTGATCTTTGGCTGCAAGAAAtcgagaagatcttcgagatctTACACTGCTCTGACAATGCGAAAGTAGAGTATGCAACCTATTTGATGATTGGTGAAGCAGAATACTGGTGGCGAGGTGCGAAGAAAATGATGGAGACAAATCATGAAGAGCTAACCTGGGAGGCTTTCAAGAATAAGTTCCTAGAAAAATACTTCCCGAAAAGTGCTAGGGCTGAGAAGGAGGCCCAATTTCTGAAGTTGTATCAAGGGAATCTCACGATAGCGGAATATGCGGCAAAGTTCGAGTCCCTAGCAAAGCACTTCCGCTATTTCCTAAATCAGATAGATGAAGAATACATGTGCGAGAGGTTTGAAAGTGGGCTTAGGTATGAAATTAAGGAGTTAGTGGGGCCCTTGGAGATAcgccaatatcaagtactagtGGAGAAATGCAAGAAAGTGGAGCAGATGAAACAGAGCCGTCTGAATAGGGGTGTTGTAGGTGGACCCATCAGACCTCAG GGGCATAACGACCAACATAATAGGGGCAAGCAGCATCAACAATACAAGCCATATGCCCGACCATTGGGGAATGCTAGAGATCAACCTCGACCTCAAAACGGGGAAGGTCAAGGGCCAAAAGTTCCATGTCAGAACCAGGCGTACCATGTTAAGTGTTTTCGCTGCAACAGAGAAGGACACAAGATATCTGAGTGTCCAATCAGACCAAGGGTTTGTTACATTTGTCAGAAACCAGaccattttgcaaatgaatgccCTGAACGGAAGGACGATAGAGCTGTCAACCGCAACAATATCAACGAAAATGTTGTACGCCCCACTGCCAAGGGACGTGTCTACCACATCAATGGAGAGGAAACTCCATCTTCCTCTGAACTTATCCAAGGTGAGTGTTTAATTGCTGGAAAATCACTTAATGTAATTTATGATTCGGGGGCAACACACTCATTCATTTCATTGGATTGGGTGGATTCGCTCCAACTTACTGTTACTAGTTTGCCGTTTGATTTGGTGGTTACCCTACCTTCTACCGAATCGATGAAATGTAATACGGCTTGCTTGCAATGTCCGTTGATTGTGTTTGATATGAGATTCAacgttgatttgatttgtattcCCCTCAAGCATGTGGGAGTGATCCTTGGAATGGATTGGTTGTCAAGCCATTATGTTctattggattgtgctcgtaagtCTGTGATATTCCCAGACCCAGGTGTTTCTCGATTCCTCGATACCAATAAATTGAACTTCTCTTTGAAAGAGGGAGTTCGGAAGTGTGTTTCCCTCAACTCAGTCAGTACGAAGCTAGAGGTGGAGGTAGATGGGATACTTGTGGTCGAAGATTTTCCAGAGGTATTTCCGCCGGATGTACCAGGATTACCCCCAGTTCGTGATATtgaattttcaattgatgtgaCTCCGGGTACAGGACCTATATCTATTGCACCATATAGAATGTCTCCATCGGAATTGTCAGAGTTGAAAAATCAGTTGGAGGACCTTTTATCTAAACAGTTCATACGACCGAGTGTCTCACCTTGGGGAGCACCAGTACTCCTAGTgaagaagaaggatggaaaGTCTAGACTCT GTATCCCTTGCCACGTAGAGGTTGAGGTAGACGGGATACTTGTGGTCGAAGATTTTCCAGAGGTATTTCCGCCGGATGTACCAGGACTGCCCCCAGTTCGTGATATTGAATTCTCAATTGATGTGACTCCGGGTACAGGACCTATATCTATTGCACCATATAGCATGTCTCCACCGGAATTGTCAGAGTTGAAAAATCAGTTGGAGGACCTTTTATCTAAACA GTATCCCTTGCCACGCATTGATGACTTGATGGACCAACTCAAAGGAGCAATGATATTTTCTAAGATTGATTTGAAGTCGGGGTATCATCAGATTCGGGTGAAGGAAGAAGACATTCCTAAAACTGCATTCAGGACTCGCTATGGACACTTTGAGTATTTG AACAAACAGGTGGTAGCATATGCTTCAAGACAGTTGAAGGTGCATGAGAAACATTATCCCACGCATGACATGGAGTTGGCTACAATAGTTTTTGCACTAAAAATTTGGAGGCACTATCTGTATGGGTGCAATTTTGATGTATatagtgaccataaaagtttgaaatacttGTTCGACCAGAAGGAGCTTAATATCCGACAGCGGAGATGGATGGAGTTCATCAAGGATTATGAGTTCACGTTGCACTATCACCCAGGAAAAGCCAATGTGGTGGCTGATGCCTTGAGTAGGAAGCGGGCCCAGTTGTCATCAATAACATTGAAAGGATTAGAGTTGTTAGAGAATTTTCGCGACTTGAATCTTAATATGGATTCTTTGTCGGGAAAAGTACAATGTGGAATGACCGTTGTAGATAATAAACTAATGAATGAGATAAAAGTCCTTCAAGTGACTGATGAGGCTATTCAGGGGAGACGGAAATTGGTTGAGACCAGCAAGGCTCCCGAATTTGAAATGGATCCAGATAACATCTTGTGGTGTAATAAACGTATTTGTGTGCCGGATAATGCAGAGTTGAGAAAAACCATTTTGGATGAGGCCCACAAGAGCAaactgagtattcatcctg gaatgaagaaacaagcGGCGGAATATGTGGCGTCTTGCCTGACTTGCCAAAAGGCTAAGGTTGAACACCAAAAACCTGTTGGATTGTTGCAGTCATTAGATGTACCAGTGTGGAAATGGGATA